A stretch of the Nicotiana tabacum cultivar K326 chromosome 6, ASM71507v2, whole genome shotgun sequence genome encodes the following:
- the LOC107822142 gene encoding protein CHROMATIN REMODELING 25-like yields MEAEEEALSASERDDSSDEFLCEADDNNDFESNSGDDDHSVESHAGTSSPDEDRKSQNVDALVRGNLIVKRQSLLPRVYSVTDAAANLRKPFKPPSSNGYSSTNEHLSRRLCARKRFVPWGSTRPVLLAITNRLHAPEAAEIDAVEENVELPPGVEALVLWQPEEIVEEGCNLVPIIVDPLLVKFLRPHQREGVQFMFDCVSGALSTFNINGCILADDMGLGKTLQSITLLYTLLRQGFDGKPMVRKAIVVTPTSLVSNWEAEINKWVGERVKLVALCESTRDDVVSGIESFINPLSNLEVLIVSYETFRMHSSKFSNSGSCDLLICDEAHRLKNDQTLTNRALAALACKRRVLLSGTPMQNDLEEFYAMVNFTNPGILGDAAHFRRYYEAPIICGREPTAVEEEKKLGSDRSAELSSKVNQFILRRTNALLSNHLPPKIIEVVCCKLTPLQSDLYNHFIHSKNVKRAITEEAKQSKILAYITALKKLCNHPKLIYDTIRSGSPGTSGFEDCIRFFPPEMFSGRCGSWTGGAGLWVELSGKMHVLARLLAQLRQKTDDRIVLVSNYTQTLDLFSRLCRERRYPFLRLDGTISISKRQKLVNRFNDPTKDEFAFLLSSKAGGCGLNLVGGNRLVLFDPDWNPANDKQAAARVWRDGQKKRVYIYRFLSTGTIEEKVYQRQMSKEGLQKVIQQEQLDSDIQGNFLSAEDLRDLFTFHDSVRSEIHEKMSCNRCQRDAVMPDDNPIADFNTQGLQPEQEDIGGFAGVAGCLHTLRSSEKQIGAPKEEDLASWGHHFSPKSVPDVIFQSAAGNEVSFVFSYQVDGKLVPVESTLKPKQKVENRELSHFKEKLLKKSNFSSPRRAPSLPTLSSSKQSSEKENSIQKLNLISQAQALSTSTPNEISMSTLPAFFKPLQKPRSKLNRPLEDTKINLKNKFFSENHLPRKRLSPDYIDDDDFA; encoded by the exons ATGGAGGCCGAGGAGGAGGCTCTTTCGGCTTCAGAACGTGATGATTCGAGCGATGAATTCCTTTGCGAGGCCGATGATAACAACGATTTCGAATCTAATAGCGGCGATGATGACCATAGTGTAGAATCTCACGCAGGTACCAGTTCGCCTGATGAAGATCGAAAATCGCAAAATGTTGATGCTCTTGTGAG GGGTAACCTTATTGTGAAAAGACAATCCCTACTTCCACGAGTCTATTCAGTGACAGATGCAGCAGCCAATCTCCGAAAGCCATTCAAACCTCCAAGCTCCAATGGTTACAGTAGTACCAATGAGCATCTATCCCGTCGTCTTTGTGCTCGTAAAAGGTTTGTGCCATGGGGGTCAACAAGGCCAGTGTTGCTTGCAATTACAAACAGGCTGCACGCTCCAGAAGCTGCTGAGATAGATGCGGTGGAAGAAAATGTAGAACTGCCACCTGGTGTTGAAGCTTTGGTGTTGTGGCAGCCTGAAGAAATTGTGGAGGAAGGCTGTAATTTAGTACCTATAATTGTGGATCCATTGCTTGTTAAGTTCCTTCGTCCTCATCAAAG GGAAGGGGTCCAGTTCATGTTTGACTGTGTCTCGGGTGCACTTAGTACCTTCAACATTAATGGGTGCATTTTAGCTGATGATATGGG TTTAGGGAAAACTCTGCAATCAATCACTCTACTTTACACTCTTCTTCGCCAGGGATTTGATGGAAAACCAATGGTCAGGAAGGCAATAGTTGTGACCCCTACCAGTCTCGTTAGTAATTGGGAGGCGGAAATCAATAAGTGGGTTGGAGAAAGAGTAAAGCTTGTTGCTTTATGTGAAAGCACCAGAGATGATGTTGTGTCTGGCATAGAAAGTTTTATTAATCCACTTAGTAATTTAGAG GTCTTAATTGTTTCCTACGAGACATTTCGAATGCATTCTTCAAAATTTAGTAATTCTGGATCATGTGACCTTCTCATATGTGATGAGGCTCACAgactgaaaaatgatcaaacgCTGACTAATCGA GCGTTGGCTGCTTTAGCTTGCAAGCGCCGGGTTCTGCTATCAGGGACACCAATGCAA AATGATCTAGAAGAGTTTTATGCTATGGTTAATTTCACCAATCCTGGTATCTTGGGCGATGCTGCACACTTTCGGCGTTATTATGAG GCACCAATAATTTGTGGTAGGGAACCCACTGCTGTCGAGGAAGAGAAGAAATTAGGATCTGACCGCTCTGCTGAATTAAGTTCCAAAGTTAATCAG TTTATTTTGAGGAGGACAAATGCGTTATTGTCAAACCACCTACCACCAAAG ATAATCGAAGTTGTTTGTTGCAAGTTGACACCTCTCCAGTCAGATCTGTACAATCATTTTATACATTCGAAAAAT GTGAAACGAGCTATCACTGAAGAAGCAAAGCAATCAAAAATCTTAGCTTATATAACAGCTCTGAAGAAGCTTTGCAATCATCCGAAG CTGATATACGACACAATACGAAGTGGAAGTCCAGGGACATCAGGATTTGAGGACTGCATCCGCTTTTTCCCTCCAGAAATGTTTTCTGGAAG GTGTGGCTCATGGACTGGCGGAGCTGGGTTGTGGGTTGAACTGTCAGGGAAAATGCATGTCTTAGCCCGGCTACTGGCTCAACTTCGTCAGAAAACTGATGATAGGATTGTTTTGGTTTCCAACTACACACAG ACACTGGACCTTTTCTCTCGATTATGCCGTGAAAGGAGATATCCCTTCTTAAGACTTGATGGAACTATATCAATTAGTAAAAGACAGAAGCTAGTTAATCGTTTCAATGATCCAACAAAG GATGAGTTTGCATTTCTGTTGAGCAGCAAGGCTGGAGGTTGTGGTCTTAATTTGGTCGGTGGGAACCGTCTGGTTTTGTTTGATCCTGATTGGAATCCAGCCAATGACAAACAG GCTGCTGCAAGAGTCTGGAGAGATGGACAAAAGAAAAGGGTCTACATCTATAGGTTTTTGAGTACTGGAACTATTGAAGAAAAG GTGTACCAGCGTCAGATGTCAAAGGAAGGTCTTCAGAAAGTTATTCAGCAGGAACAATTAGATTCTGATATCCAG GGAAACTTTCTCTCGGCAGAAGACCTGCGGGACCTGTTCACATTTCATGATAGTGTGAG GTCTGAGATTCATGAAAAAATGAGCTGCAACCGCTGCCAACGAGATGCAGTGATGCCAGATGACAACCCAATAGCTGATTTCAACACTCAGGGTCTTCAGCCCGAACAAGAGGATATTGGGGGATTTGCAGGCGTAGCTGGTTGTCTGCATACATTACGAAGCTCGGAGAAACAG ATTGGAGCTCCAAAGGAAGAGGACTTGGCCAGTTGGGGTCATCATTTTTCCCCAAAATCTGTGCCAGATGTAATTTTCCAGTCTGCAGCAGGAAACGAG gtttcttttgttttctcttaCCAAGTGGATGGGAAGCTTGTGCCTGTTGAATCAACACTAAAACCAAAACAGAAGGTGGAAAATAGAGAATTGTCTCATTtcaaagaaaaacttttgaaaaagtccaatttttcatcTCCACGACGAGCACCATCATTGCCAACATTGTCATCAAGCAAACAATCCAGCGAGAAGGAAAATTCAATTCAGAAACTGAATTTGATATCGCAAGCTCAAGCGCTGTCAACATCAACTCCTAATGAAATTTCTATGAGTACATTACCTGCATTTTTCAAACCTTTGCAAAAGCCAAGAAGCAAGTTAAATAGACCTTTAGAGGATACTAAAATAAACTTGAAGAACAAATTCTTTTCCGAGAATCATTTGCCCAGAAAGAGATTATCTCCCGATTACATagatgatgatgattttgcctaG